The window AGTGCCTGGTTGACGATCGCGAACGCGCGCAGCGCCGGGTCGCGCGCGGGCGCCGCACCGCGCGCCATCGCGACGACGGTATCGACATGCGGCAGGCCGAGCCCCTGCAGCCAGTCGGACAGCCCGCTGTCGCCCGGCACGTCGAGGCGCACGAACATGCCTTCGTGCAGCGCGAGCCAGTGGCTGATGAGCGCCTGCGCGCGCAGCGCGTCCGGCGCGATCACCGGGCCGATCACATGGCCGCGGCCGAAGCGGCGGAACAGCGCGAAGCCGAGCAGTTCGCCGTCGCGATCGAGCGCGATCCCGTTCGCGACGTCGAGCAGCGCGTCGATCACCGCGCCGCGCTCGTAGCCTGCGGCGCGCGATGCGAGCGCCGCGAGGCGCGGCCCGTCGTTCGTGCCGAGCGGGCGCAGGCGCTCGCCCGGCGGCAGCGAGATCAGCGGCGGCTGGAATGCGGCGCCCTGGTGCTGGTCGATCGTGGCGATCGCCTCGAAGCCGAACTTCACGTAGAGCGGTTCGCCGGACGGCGTCGCATGCAGGAATATCGTGCGCGCGCCGAGATTGTCGACGACGCGCGTGAGCAGTTCGCGGCCGATGCCGCGACCCTGGTGCTCGGGCGACACGATCACCATGCCGAGCGACGCGTGTGAGTCGTCGAAGCGCCAGCCGAGCGCGGTGCCGATGACGCCGGATGCGTCCTCGGCGACGAAGCCGCCGCCGAGCTGGAACGCGAAGCGCCAGTCGTCGAGGCGATGCGGCCACTTGACCGCTTCCGACAGGCGGTGCGCGGCGGGCAGGTCGGTGTCGACGAACGGGCGATAGGTAAGCGTGCGGGAAGGATTGAGGTCGGCCACGCCGGACTCCGGATGGGTAGAAGTGACCTATCGACTCTGCCAGCGACCCACGGGCGCGGATAGGACGATTCGCCTGTTTTCCGGCGTCGGCGGGCGGCCGCGCGAGATCGATGCAAACCGGCTCGATCGGCGCGGACGAACGCGCGCGTCGTGCCGGCCGGGCCCGTCATTCCGACAGCTTGTGCTGGATGAACGCCGGTACGATGGGAGCAGGATGGCGCGGCGGCGGTTGCCGCGCCGCACCGCGTGGTGGCCGTGCCGCGCATGCGCGTGGCGGTGTCGCGAGACCCGCCGGCCGGCCGGCGCGCACTGCACAGGCGCGCACCGCAGATCGTGCCGTGCAGGGCGCGCAACACGCGGCGATCGTGCGTTTCGGGCGGCATCGAACGACGTGCGACGGACTTTTTGCCCTGATTCAATTTCATACAACCCAGCCCGTCCCCGGCCCTGCCGGGGCTTCACACCGACAGGACGTCACCATGATCCAGTTTGAACCGAAGTACATCACCTTCGACTGTTACGGCACGCTGACCCATTTCCGGATGGCCGAGACGGCGCGCGAAATCTATGCGGATCGGTTGTCGCCGGCCACGATGGAGGCCTTCGTGCGCGCGTTCGCCGCCTATCGGCTCGACGAGGTGCTCGGCGCGTGGAAGCCGTACCGCGACGTCGTCGTCAATGCGGTCCGCCGCACGTGCGCGCGGATCGGCGTGAAGTTCGACGAGGCCGAGGCTGAGCTTTTCTATCATGCGGTGCCGACGTGGGGCCCGCACCCGGACGTGCCGGCCGGGCTGTCGCGGCTGGCGTCGAAGTACAAGCTGGTGATCCTGTCGAACGCGATGGATGACCAGATCATGAGCAACGTCGACAAGCTCGGCGCGCCGTTCCATGCGGTGTTCACCGCGCAGCAGGCGCAGTCGTACAAGCCGCGCATGCAGGGCTTCGAATACATGTTCGACAAGCTCGGCTGCAAGCCCGAGGACGTGCTGCACGTGTCGTCGAGCCTGCGCTACGACCTGATGACGGCCGAGGATCTCGGCATCAAGCACAAGGCGTTCGTGAACCGCGGTCACGAGCCGGGCACGCCGTTCTACAACTATTACGAAGTGTCGGACATCGGCCAGCTCGCGACGCAGCTCGGGCTGTAAGCCGGCTGCGCCGGCCGATTCATCGAGCGCCGGGACGCGGCCGTGATGCCGTCGCGTCCCGGCGCGTTCGGTCAGCGCACGAAACGAGGGTAATTACCGATATCGAGTCGTTCAAGCCGGGGCCGCCCGGGCCGATATATGTACCGAACGGTTAATATTTCGAGGCCCCCGCATGAAGTTGTCCACCAAACTGCTGATGCTCGTCGCCGCGGCGCTGCTCGGCGTCGTCCTGCTCGCCGCGTTGTCGCTGCACACGCTGCGCGATGCGCTGATCGACAGCCGCCGCGAAGAGATCGTCATTCTGCTGACCAAGGCCGAGCACCTGGTCGATTCGTATCGCGCGATGCAGACGAGCGGCACGCTCACGCAGGAGCAGGCGCAGCAGCAGGCCAAGGCCGCGCTGGCGGCGCTCAACGCGAATTCGAAGAGCTACTTCTGGGTCACGACGTCCGACGGCGTCAACCTCGTGCACCCGAACGCGAAGTTCATCGGCACGCGCGCGAAAGGCAACCGCACGACCAGCGGCCTGACCGACAGCGATGCGTACCGCGCGGGGATGGCGCACGCGCATTTCGCGCTCGTCGACGTGCTGATCAAGCGCAGCCCCGACGCGGACCTGGAGCCGAAGCTGCAGGGCGTGGTCGCGATTCCGGACTGGAACTGGTGGATCGGCACCGGATTTTTCTACGACGACATCAACGCGGCGTTTGCCCGGCTCGCGATGGTGCTGGGCGCCGTCGCGCTCGTCATCGCCGCGGCGCTCGCGGCCATCGCATGGGGCGTGCTGCGCAGCGTCAGGCGCACGCTGGGCGGCGAGCCCGCGCATGCGACGCAGATCGCCGCCCGCATCGCCGCCGGCGAACTGGACGTGCCGTTCGATACGGCGCACGCCGCGCCCGGCAGCCTAGTCGTCGCGCTGGGCGACATGAAGGCGCGGCTGACCGACACCATCGCCGAGATCCAGACCACGACCCACTCGATCGCCACCGGCACCGGCGAGATCGCGCAAGGCAACCTGGATCTGTCGCAGCGCACGGAGCAGCAGGCCGCATCGCTGCAGGAAACGGCCGCGAGCATGGAGCAGATCACGTCCACGGTCAAACAGAACGCCGACAACGCACGCCAGGCGAATGCGCTCGTGGCCCAGGCGAAGGATGCGACGGAACTCGGCGGCGCCGCCGTGCAGGCGGTCGTCGAAACGATGCGGCAGATTTCGGATGGATCGGTGCGGATCGCCGACATTACCGTCGTCATCGAAAGCATCGCGTTCCAGACCAACATTCTCGCGCTCAACGCCGCGGTGGAAGCCGCGCGGGCCGGCGAGGAGGGGCGCGGGTTCGCCGTCGTCGCGTCGGAAGTCCGCTCGCTCGCGCAACGCAGCGCCGCGGCCGCGAAGGACATCAAGGGATTGATCGACGCGTCGGTCGAGCGGGCCGGCAGCGGCAGCCGGCTCGTCGAGACGGCCGGCGAGCGCATGACGGAGATCGTCCGGTCGATCGACCGGGTGGCCGACATCATGGGCGAGATTTCCGCGGCATCGGCCGAGCAAAGCACCGGCATCGAACAGATCGGGCTGGCGGTCGCGCAAATGGACGAAGTCACCCAACAGAACGCCGCGCTCGTCGAACAGGCGGCTGCGGCCGCTTCGTCGCTGGACGAGCAGGCGGCGCGCCTGCGGGCCGCCGTATCGGTATTCCGGCTCACTGCGTGACGGCTTCGCGCCGTCCGCTCGCGGCCGGCGTATCACCCTGCCTCCCGGGCGTCGCGCCGGCGCCCGCCCGGCGTGCGCGGCGACATGCCGGTGATGGACGCGGCGCCTGACGGCTGCACGCGCCCGGTTTCCGGGCAGTCCCGCCTGCTTCCCGTCCTCCCGCCAAGCCGTTCCGATCGAGCGGCATTCTTCTGAACTTTCCTGCGCGACGTCCCGTCGCGATCCCCACCGTCGACGCCCGTGCATGCGGCGATCTGCCGCAACGTGCCGCTCGTTTCGGCCGTCGTGGGCAGGCGCGCACGCATTCGACACAAACGTGCGGTTTGCGTCAGCCAAACGCGCGCCGGATGCCGAACGGGCAATTTTGTCGGCGCAATCTGCGGCGGCCGCGGCCTTACGATTTCCTGCATCGACACGGGTTCGGCAACCACCGCGACACGCCGCCGGGCCAACGGCGACACGTGCGTGCACGCAGCAATTCATGCTGCGCGGGCCGCTCAAAACGGTCGATTCGTATCGTGCGGGCCGCCCGAATCGCGACAAACCGCATTTTGGCGATGCTTAAATGAATTGCATGTGTACGACGTTGCGCCCGCCACCAGCAAGCGGGCGCGGCGGGATTCGAGAACCACGCTGGACCCAGGACCCCACTTTCCACAGTCAGGAGCAGTTCGGATGAGCGACGATATCGACAACGGCGGCAAGGGCGGCTTCACGCGCCGCGACATGATGAAGGTCATGGCGGCGAGCGGCATGATGGCCGCCGGCGCCGGCGGACTGCTGATGACCCCCGGCTCTGCATTCGCCGCGCCCGCGCCGAAGCGCGGCGGCAAGATCCGGGTCGCGAACGAAGCCGGCTCGACGTCCGATACGCTCGACCCGGCCAAGGGCTCGACGGGCGCGGACTACACGCGCTTCTTCATGTTCTACAGCGGCCTCACGCAGCTCGATGCGAGCCTGACGCCGCAGATGAACCTCGCCGAGTCGCTGCAGACGACCGATGCGAAGACGTGGATCATCAAGCTGCGCAAGGGCGTCACGTTCCACGACGGCAAGCCGGTCGGCCCGGCCGACGTGGTGTTTTCGCTGATGCGCCACAAGAACGCGGCCACCGCGTCGAAGGTCAAGACGCTTGCCGAACAGTTCGTGGACGCGAAGGCGAGCGGCCCGGACGAAGTCACGCTCACGCTCGCCAGCGCGAACGCGGACCTGCCGGTGATCCTCGCGACGCCGCAATTGGTGATCGTCAAGGACGGCACAACCGACTTCTCGACCGGCATCGGCTGCGGCCCGTACAAGCTGAAGTCGTTCAAGCCGGGCGTGTCGACCGTCGGCGTGCGCAACGACAGCTACTTCAAGCCGGGCAGGCCGTATCTCGACGAGATCGAGCTGATCGGCATCAGCGACAGCGCCGCGCGCCTGAACGCGCTGCTGTCGGGCGACGTGCACCTGATCAACGCGATCGATCCGCGCTCGACGCAGCGGGTCTCGTCGACGCCGGGCTACGCGCTGAAGGAAACCAAGTCGGGCCTTTATACCGACCTGATCATGCGCAGCGACAACCCGATCGTCTCGAGTCCCGATTTCGTCGAAGGGATGAAGTACCTGTTCGATCGCGAGCAGCTCCGCACGGCGGTGTTCCGCGGCTACTCGGTGATCGGCAACGACCAGCCGATTCCGCCGGGGCACCGCTACTTCAACGCGTCGCTGCCGCAGCGGGCGCACGATCCGGACAAGGCGAAGTTCCTGTTCAAGAAGGCGGGCGCGCTCGGCGCCACGTTGCCGCCGGTCTATGCGACGTCCGACGCGAACGGGTCGATCGAAATGGCCGTGCTGCTGCAGCAGGCCGGCCAGAAGATCGGGCTGAACCTGCAGGTCAACCGCGCGTCGCCCGACGGCTACTGGTCGAACCACTGGATGAAGCACCCGCTCACCTTCGGCAACATCAACCCGCGCTCGAGCGCCGACGTGCTGTTCACGCAGTTCTTCAAGTCGGATGCGCCGTGGAACGAGTCGGGCTGGAAGAACGCGAAGTTCGACCAGCTGCTGCTCGCCGCGCGTTCGGAAACCGACGACGCGAAGCGCAAGCAGATGTACGGCGACATGCAGGTGATCGTGGCGCAGCAGGGCCGGGTCGGCATTCCGGCGTTCATCAGCTTCCTCGACGGCTACGACAAGCGGCTCGCGGGCCTCGGCTCGATCCCCACCGGGCCGATGATGGGCTTCACGTTCGCCGAGAACGTGTGGTGGAACGCATGACGTTGTGGCTGGCCGCCGCCGCGCGGCCGGTGCGAATCATCGCGCCGGCCGCACGCGGCTTTTCCGGGAGTGCGACTCCATGAATCGAATTTTGCTCGGGCTGATCGGCCGGCGCATCGCGGTCACCGCGCTGACGCTGCTGATCGTATCCGCGATCATCTTCACGATCACGAACCTGCTGCCGGGCGACGCCGCGCAGGCCGCGCTCGGCCAGTCGGCGACGCCGGAGACGGTCGCCGCGCTGCGCCAGCAGTTCGGTCTCGACATGCCGGCGCACGTGCGTTACGTGCACTGGCTCACCGGCCTGCTGCACGGCGACTTCGGCCGGTCGTTTTCCGGCGACATGCCGGTGTCGGAGCTGATCGGCGGGCGCCTGCCGAAGTCGCTCGCGCTGGCGGCGATCACGACCGCGGTGTCGGTGCCGATCGCATTGCTGCTCGGGATTCTCGCGGCGGTCAAGCGCGAGTCGGCGATCGACCGCGTGATCAGCCTCGGCACGCTGTCGCTCGTCGCGACGCCGGAATTCCTGATCGCGACGGTCGCCGTGCTCGTGTTCGCGGTGAAGCTGCACTGGCTGTCCGCGCTGTCGTACAGCGGCCCGATCGAAAGCCTGCACGATTTCCTGCGTGCGTATGCGATGCCGGTGCTGACGCTGTGCGCGGTCGTGATCGCGCAGATGGCGCGGATGACGCGCGCCGCGGTGATCGAGCAACTGAGCGCGTCGTATGTCGAGATGGCCGTGTTGAAGGGCGCGAGCCCCGCGCGCGTCGTGCTGCGCCATGCGTTGCCGAACGCGATCGGCCCGATCGCCAATGCGATCGCGTTGAGCCTGTCGTATCTGCTCGGCGGCGTGATCGTCGTCGAGACGATCTTCAACTATCCGGGCCTCGCGAGCCTGATGGTCGACGCCGTCAGCAACCGCGATTTCCCGTTGGTTCAGGCCTGCACGCTGATCTTCTGCGTCGCTTACCTGACGCTGGTGCTGTTCGCCGACCTGTGCTCGATCGTGTCGAACCCGCGACTGCGCACCTGAGTGTTTCGTTTTCCTTCCGAGATGCCGCCCATGCAACCGATCGAACCCGTACAACGCAGCAGCGCGCTGCCGCCATCCGGCGACCCGCCCCTTGGGCGGGGCAGCATGCCGCCTGCCGCGCCCGCCCCCGACCAGCCGCGCAAGCGCCGCGCCGCGCGCATCGCCTTGACCGCCGGCGGCCGCGTCGGCCTGTCGATGGTCGGCCTGATGCTGTTCGTCGCGGTGTTCGGGCCGCTGATCGCGCCGCATGACGTCGGCGCGATCGTCACGCCGGACGTGTTCGCGTCGTTCAGTGCGAAGCTGCCGTTCGGCTCCGACTTCCTCGGCCGCGACATGCTGAGCCGGATCCTGTACGGCACGCGGCTGACCGTGCTGCTCGCGCTCGCCGCGGTGCTGCTCGCCGCGGTGACCGGCACGACGCTTGGGCTGCTCGCGACCGTGTCGGGCCGCGCGGTCGACGAGACGATGAGCCGGCTGCTCGACGCGCTCACGTCGATTCCGTCGAAGATGTTCGCGCTGATGTTCGTCGCCGCATTTGGCTCGTCGCTGCCGCTGCTGGTGCTGACCGCCGCGATCAGCTACATGCCCGGCTCGTACCGGATCGCGCGTGCGCTGGCGGTCAACATCAGCACGCTCGAATTCGTGCAGGTGGCCAAGGCGCGCGGCGAAAGCGCGCTGTACATCGCGTGCGTCGAGATGCTGCCGAACATGATCCACCCGATGCTGGCGGATACCGGGCTGCGCTTCACGTTCGTCGTGCTGCTGCTGAGCGGCCTGAGCTTTCTCGGGCTCGGCGTGCAGCCGCCGTATGCGGACCTCGGCTCGCTCGTGCGCGAGAACATCGCGAGCCTCGGCGACGGCTCGGCCGTCGCGATCATGCCCGCTGTCGCGATCGCGATCCTGACGGTGGGCGTCAACCTGATGATCGACGGTCTGCCGCATCGCGGCCGCCGCAAGGGCGCGGCCGCGGCCGCGGGAGAACGCTGATGCGAGATGAATCGACTCCGCTCGTGCAAGTGCGCGGGCTGCGCGTGGTCGGCGGCCGTCCGGGCGGCGTGGAAACGACGATCGTCCACGACGTCGACTTCGACGTCGCGCGCGGCGAGGTGCTCGCGCTGATCGGCGAGTCGGGCTCCGGCAAGACGACGATCGCGCTGTCGCTGATGGGCCATGCACGCGCCGGCTGCCGGATCGCCGGCGGCTCGGTGAAGCTCGGCGGCACGGACGTATGCACGCTGTCCGCGCAGGCGCTGACCGCATTGCGCGGCCGCAAGGTCGCGTATATCGCGCAGAGCGCGGCTGCCGCTTTCAATCCGTCGCGCACGATTCTCGACCAGGTGATCGAGAGCGCGCTGATCCACAAGACGATGACGAAGCGCGATGCGCAGGCGAAGGCGGTCGAGCTGTTCCGCGCGCTCGCGCTGCCCGAGCCGGAAACGATCGGCAAGCGCTATCCGCACCAGGTGTCGGGCGGCCAGTTGCAGCGGCTGATGGCCGCGATGGCGCTGATCACCGACCCGGAGCTGGTGATCCTCGACGAGCCGACCACCGCGCTCGACGTGACCACGCAGATCGACGTGCTGCAGGCGTTCAAGAACGTGATCCGGCGCTACGGGATGAGTGCGGTGTACGTGTCGCACGACCTGGCGGTGGTCGCGCAGATGGCCGACCGGATCGTCGTGTTGAGCGACGGCCAGATCCGCGAAGCGGGCGAGACCGAACAGATACTGCACGCGCCGGCGCACCCGTACACGCAAAGCCTGATCGCGGCCGTCACGCCGGGCGCGATCGAACGCGACGCGAAATTCGCGCAGGCCGCGCCCGCGCCGCTGCTCGACGTGCGCGGCGCGGTCGCCGGCTACGGCGGCCGCACCGCGAAAGGCTGGCCCGCGAAGGTGATCCTGCACGAAGTGGACCTGCGCATCGGGCGCGGGCAGACGGTCGGCGTGATCGGCGAATCGGGCTCCGGCAAGACGACGCTCGCGAAGGTGATCGCGGGCCTCGTGCCGGCGACGGCCGGGCAGATCCTGCTCGACGGCGAGCCGCTCGCGCTCGACATCGGCAAGCGCTCCAAGGAGCAGCACCGCCGCGTGCAGATCGTGTTCCAGAACGCCGATACCGCGCTCAACCCGGTGCATACCGTCGAGCGCACGCTCGCACGGCCGCTCGCGTTCTACCACGGGATCAAGGGCGCGCGTGCACGCCAGCGCGTCGCGGAACTGCTCGACCTCGTGCGGCTGCCGCAGGCGGTGGCAGCGCGGCGCACCGGCGAGTTGTCGGGCGGGCAGAAGCAGCGCGTGAACCTGGCGCGCGCGCTCGCGGCCGAGCCCGACCTGATCCTGTGCGACGAAGTCACGTCGGCGCTCGACACCGTGGTCGGCGCCGCGATCATGGACCTGCTGCGCGACCTGCAGGCGAAGCTCGGCGTGTCGTACGTGTTCATCACGCACGACATCGCGAAGGTGCGTGCAATCAGCGACGACATCGTCGTGCTGTACGCGGGCCGCCGCGTCGAAACCGGCAGTCGCGATGCGCTGTGCGCGCCGCCTTATCACCCGTATTCGCATCTGCTGGTGTCGTCCGCGCCGGAACTGCGCGCGGGCTGGCTCGACGATGCGGCCGAGCGTTGCCATCGGCCGCTGGTGCCGATCGGCGAGCGCGAGAACGAGGCCGAGCTGTGTCCGTTCCTGTCGCGTTGTTCGATGCGGGTGGACGGCGTGTGCAACCAGACGGCGCCCACGCTGCGCACGCTCGGGAACGGCGCGAAGGTGTTGTGTCATCGCAGCGAGGAAGACCTCACGCGCTTCCAGGCGGAGCCGGTGGAGGCCGACGGAGCGCCGGTGCAGCCGGTGCGTCTGTAGCGCGCCCGATGTACGTGTTCGTCGCGCATTCCGTGGCAGCCGGTGCTCCGCATAGTCTGCTGCGGCGGTCGCGCAAAACGGCAATTTGTACGCGCGCCGCGCGCGAATACGCGGTAACTGCGGTTTTTGACGGTGATTAAATGATTCTCATTGAACGGTCGCC is drawn from Burkholderia ambifaria AMMD and contains these coding sequences:
- a CDS encoding GNAT family N-acetyltransferase → MADLNPSRTLTYRPFVDTDLPAAHRLSEAVKWPHRLDDWRFAFQLGGGFVAEDASGVIGTALGWRFDDSHASLGMVIVSPEHQGRGIGRELLTRVVDNLGARTIFLHATPSGEPLYVKFGFEAIATIDQHQGAAFQPPLISLPPGERLRPLGTNDGPRLAALASRAAGYERGAVIDALLDVANGIALDRDGELLGFALFRRFGRGHVIGPVIAPDALRAQALISHWLALHEGMFVRLDVPGDSGLSDWLQGLGLPHVDTVVAMARGAAPARDPALRAFAIVNQALG
- a CDS encoding haloacid dehalogenase type II; translation: MIQFEPKYITFDCYGTLTHFRMAETAREIYADRLSPATMEAFVRAFAAYRLDEVLGAWKPYRDVVVNAVRRTCARIGVKFDEAEAELFYHAVPTWGPHPDVPAGLSRLASKYKLVILSNAMDDQIMSNVDKLGAPFHAVFTAQQAQSYKPRMQGFEYMFDKLGCKPEDVLHVSSSLRYDLMTAEDLGIKHKAFVNRGHEPGTPFYNYYEVSDIGQLATQLGL
- a CDS encoding methyl-accepting chemotaxis protein, giving the protein MKLSTKLLMLVAAALLGVVLLAALSLHTLRDALIDSRREEIVILLTKAEHLVDSYRAMQTSGTLTQEQAQQQAKAALAALNANSKSYFWVTTSDGVNLVHPNAKFIGTRAKGNRTTSGLTDSDAYRAGMAHAHFALVDVLIKRSPDADLEPKLQGVVAIPDWNWWIGTGFFYDDINAAFARLAMVLGAVALVIAAALAAIAWGVLRSVRRTLGGEPAHATQIAARIAAGELDVPFDTAHAAPGSLVVALGDMKARLTDTIAEIQTTTHSIATGTGEIAQGNLDLSQRTEQQAASLQETAASMEQITSTVKQNADNARQANALVAQAKDATELGGAAVQAVVETMRQISDGSVRIADITVVIESIAFQTNILALNAAVEAARAGEEGRGFAVVASEVRSLAQRSAAAAKDIKGLIDASVERAGSGSRLVETAGERMTEIVRSIDRVADIMGEISAASAEQSTGIEQIGLAVAQMDEVTQQNAALVEQAAAAASSLDEQAARLRAAVSVFRLTA
- a CDS encoding ABC transporter substrate-binding protein, whose product is MSDDIDNGGKGGFTRRDMMKVMAASGMMAAGAGGLLMTPGSAFAAPAPKRGGKIRVANEAGSTSDTLDPAKGSTGADYTRFFMFYSGLTQLDASLTPQMNLAESLQTTDAKTWIIKLRKGVTFHDGKPVGPADVVFSLMRHKNAATASKVKTLAEQFVDAKASGPDEVTLTLASANADLPVILATPQLVIVKDGTTDFSTGIGCGPYKLKSFKPGVSTVGVRNDSYFKPGRPYLDEIELIGISDSAARLNALLSGDVHLINAIDPRSTQRVSSTPGYALKETKSGLYTDLIMRSDNPIVSSPDFVEGMKYLFDREQLRTAVFRGYSVIGNDQPIPPGHRYFNASLPQRAHDPDKAKFLFKKAGALGATLPPVYATSDANGSIEMAVLLQQAGQKIGLNLQVNRASPDGYWSNHWMKHPLTFGNINPRSSADVLFTQFFKSDAPWNESGWKNAKFDQLLLAARSETDDAKRKQMYGDMQVIVAQQGRVGIPAFISFLDGYDKRLAGLGSIPTGPMMGFTFAENVWWNA
- a CDS encoding ABC transporter permease → MNRILLGLIGRRIAVTALTLLIVSAIIFTITNLLPGDAAQAALGQSATPETVAALRQQFGLDMPAHVRYVHWLTGLLHGDFGRSFSGDMPVSELIGGRLPKSLALAAITTAVSVPIALLLGILAAVKRESAIDRVISLGTLSLVATPEFLIATVAVLVFAVKLHWLSALSYSGPIESLHDFLRAYAMPVLTLCAVVIAQMARMTRAAVIEQLSASYVEMAVLKGASPARVVLRHALPNAIGPIANAIALSLSYLLGGVIVVETIFNYPGLASLMVDAVSNRDFPLVQACTLIFCVAYLTLVLFADLCSIVSNPRLRT
- a CDS encoding ABC transporter permease, with translation MQPIEPVQRSSALPPSGDPPLGRGSMPPAAPAPDQPRKRRAARIALTAGGRVGLSMVGLMLFVAVFGPLIAPHDVGAIVTPDVFASFSAKLPFGSDFLGRDMLSRILYGTRLTVLLALAAVLLAAVTGTTLGLLATVSGRAVDETMSRLLDALTSIPSKMFALMFVAAFGSSLPLLVLTAAISYMPGSYRIARALAVNISTLEFVQVAKARGESALYIACVEMLPNMIHPMLADTGLRFTFVVLLLSGLSFLGLGVQPPYADLGSLVRENIASLGDGSAVAIMPAVAIAILTVGVNLMIDGLPHRGRRKGAAAAAGER
- a CDS encoding ABC transporter ATP-binding protein — its product is MRDESTPLVQVRGLRVVGGRPGGVETTIVHDVDFDVARGEVLALIGESGSGKTTIALSLMGHARAGCRIAGGSVKLGGTDVCTLSAQALTALRGRKVAYIAQSAAAAFNPSRTILDQVIESALIHKTMTKRDAQAKAVELFRALALPEPETIGKRYPHQVSGGQLQRLMAAMALITDPELVILDEPTTALDVTTQIDVLQAFKNVIRRYGMSAVYVSHDLAVVAQMADRIVVLSDGQIREAGETEQILHAPAHPYTQSLIAAVTPGAIERDAKFAQAAPAPLLDVRGAVAGYGGRTAKGWPAKVILHEVDLRIGRGQTVGVIGESGSGKTTLAKVIAGLVPATAGQILLDGEPLALDIGKRSKEQHRRVQIVFQNADTALNPVHTVERTLARPLAFYHGIKGARARQRVAELLDLVRLPQAVAARRTGELSGGQKQRVNLARALAAEPDLILCDEVTSALDTVVGAAIMDLLRDLQAKLGVSYVFITHDIAKVRAISDDIVVLYAGRRVETGSRDALCAPPYHPYSHLLVSSAPELRAGWLDDAAERCHRPLVPIGERENEAELCPFLSRCSMRVDGVCNQTAPTLRTLGNGAKVLCHRSEEDLTRFQAEPVEADGAPVQPVRL